The Leptospira bouyouniensis DNA window GAAGGAACACGAATTGGAAACGGACAAAAACATTGTGTCATCGTTTCCAAGTTCAATGAATTCATCACAGAGTCTCTCTTAAAAGGGGCAAAAGACGCATACAGACAACACGGGATTCAGGACTCTGATGTCACCGTTATCTACGTGCCGGGAGCCTTTGAACTCCCACAAACCGTGAAACGTGTTTTACAATCGAAAAAATTCCAATTCTCTGCCATCGTTTGTTTAGGTGCTGTGATCCGCGGGGCCACTTCACATTATGATTTGGTTTCGGGTGAAGCGGCAAAAGTGGGATCTGTTGCCGATGGATCAGTGCCAGTGATTTTTGGTGTCATCACCACCGAATCCATTGAACAAGCGATCGAACGAGCAGGAACGAAAGCTGGAAACAAAGGGTATGAAGCGGCCACCACAGCCATTGAAATGGCAAATCTTTTCAAAGAGATCGGATGAGTTCCAGACACCGTGGGCGTAGTCTTGCCCTGATGTGCCTCTACCAAATTGATTTGGTGGGGACCGACCCTGATCGTGCCATGAAATTTGATTGGTACGACAAAAAAATCACCCGAGAAGAAAAGGATTATGCTATCTTTCTAGTGAAAGGAGTGGTCGAAAATCGAAAAAGCATCGATACTCTAATCAAGAAGTATTCGGAGAATTGGGAACTTTCGCGTATTTCCGTGGTCAATCGTTGTATTTTACGTTTATCAATCCTTAGTTTGCAGAAGGAACCTTTCCTTGCTGCGCCCGTTGTCATCAATGAAGCGGTAGAACTCACGAAGGAATTTGAAACGGACGAATCAGCGCAATTCATCAACGGACTACTCGATGCCTTCTATAAGAAGGAGATCTTACCTAAAGATTCCCACTAAAATAAAGAAATGGATCCCATCCAAAAAAACCGCTTTCGCATTGAGGAACAAACCTCCAAGCCAAGTTATTACCAGGAAGATCCATACTTAAGGAACCTGGGCAAAGAGAAAGAAAAAGAAACAACTTATGAATCAGAAACAACGGTAAGGCGGCCTGTTTTATCGTTTTTGTTTTGGTCGTTTCTTGTCCTTCTCATCCTCGGGTTTTTAACCGCCGCTTATTGGTGGTACTTACAAAAAAAACAAAATCCTGAAGAGATTGCCAAAGTCCTAAAAGACTTACCCACAGATAAAAAAGCACTGAACCTCCTTGTTGATAAACCCTATCTTCCAGATGATTCGGTGAACCCAAAACTTGCGGCATGCCTCAATGCTTATCACAACCGTTATGTGAACCGAGTGGGGACTGTTTGTGAAGAGTTTTTAAATTCACCTGGCAGTGATGAAGACAAATCCATTGCTCTCACAGTCCTTGGTGTCATGTATGATGAAGCAGGGCGTTACATCAATGCCATCGAACGATTGGAAAAAGCCATTCAATACGATTCCAAAAACTATTTTGCGTTTTATAATTTGTCTCTTGCTTTCAAACATGCAGGGAAATTTGAAGAAGCAAGGCGTGCCGCAGGGCGTGCCAAAGAAATTGCACCGAATGATTATAGAGTGGCTCTCTTACAAGGAAACTTGTTCCAAGAAATTGGGGACCCAACAAGTGCCATTGAAGCGTATAAGGAAGGGCAAGCCCTAGCACCAAGTGATGTCACACTTACGTATAACCTTGCCATTAGTTATCTAAAACAAGGGAATATCGCTGAAGCAATAGCTGAATTCCAAAAGGTAGTTCAAACCGCCCCTAATTCCCAAACAGCTGTTTTGTCCTATGGCCACCTAGGAACAATCTTTTACCAAAGAGAAGATTATGACAGGGCTGAGTATTATTTCAGAGAAGTAATCCGTTTGAAAACGGGGGATGCCAAAGCTTACTATAACTTAGGTTTGGTGTATTTGAAAAAAAAAGTCCCAGAAGAAGCTGCTAAATACTTCCAAAAGGCACTTGATTCCAATGCCAATGAACCTGAAGTGTACCGCTATATTGCCGATGCGTTTTTGTCCATGGGGCAAACCAATATGGCAATCACTGCTTTAAAAAAAGCACTGCTCTTAAAACCGTCAGATGTAGATTCTCTTTTTGCATTAGCCGAGCTCTATTACAAAAAAGGGGAACTTGTGGAGGCAGAAAGCCTATTCCGCAGAATCATCCGCCTAACACCTGGGGATACCTATTCAGAAACCGCTTACGTAAACCTTGGGATCATCTTAGATGAAATGGAAAGATACTCAGAAAGTATCGCAGCCTTTGAAGGGGCCCTTTCTTTAAATCCTAAAAACCAATCTGCGTATTATAATTTGGGTCTTTCCTACTTACATGCAGGAAAACCTACCATGGCGATTGAATCGTTACGTAAATCCCAAGCGCTTGATCCAAACCATGTTCCCTCAAGACTTGCCATTGCGGATTATTATTTAGAAAATCGGTATTATTCGGAAGCGATTTCAGAATACGAAGAAGCGATTGCCTGGAAACCAGAACTTTATGAGGCAAGGCTGAAACTTGCCGACGTATACATCCAAACCAAAAATTACCCAGCCGCCGAAAAGATGTTAGTGTATGTTTTGGAAAATGCAAAAGATCCAAAAGAAATCAAACTCGCTCACAGAAAACTTGCTTTAAGTTATGCGAGTAGTGGGAATTCAGGGACTTCGAAAAAAGCAAAAGAAGAAGCATTTCGTGCCACCCATATTGACCCTGAAGATATGGAATCAAGGCTTGTTCTTGCCAAAATCCTTATTGATTCAGGATCCCTTGTAGACCGCGAAAAAGCGATCGAAGAATTAACTGTCATCACTCGTTCCGATGTCACACCTACCATTTCTTCCAAAGCACATAATTACTTGGGAGTTTGTTATTTTAAAAATGGGGAATTCAAACGTGCACTTTCCAGTTTCCAAACAGCCATCGACTTAAATCCAAGTTTGTCGGAAGCCTATGAAAACAAAAGGGCGGCAAGAGCCCAATATGAAAAATCTTTGGAATCCAAAAAGAGAACCTTTTATTGAGTTTGTTTGAATTTATCCCTCATCGTAAATTCCCGGAATTTTACGAAATCTGCCGACATACCGATGTTTTGCGATACTTACCTGCAAAACAAAGGGAGTATGGGGACAGTTACTTCATGGAAGAATACATGTCCCAGTACAATAAGTCTTACTATGAAGATGAAACAAACCTGCGTGCCATGGCAAAACGTCGCCTGAGAAACTTGTCTAAGTGGGTTCCGATTCAGTCAGGCGATAAAAATAGGAAGGAACCATTTCAAAACCAATCCCTTTTGGAGATT harbors:
- the ribH gene encoding 6,7-dimethyl-8-ribityllumazine synthase; translated protein: MTAQLEGTRIGNGQKHCVIVSKFNEFITESLLKGAKDAYRQHGIQDSDVTVIYVPGAFELPQTVKRVLQSKKFQFSAIVCLGAVIRGATSHYDLVSGEAAKVGSVADGSVPVIFGVITTESIEQAIERAGTKAGNKGYEAATTAIEMANLFKEIG
- the nusB gene encoding transcription antitermination factor NusB, with the protein product MSSRHRGRSLALMCLYQIDLVGTDPDRAMKFDWYDKKITREEKDYAIFLVKGVVENRKSIDTLIKKYSENWELSRISVVNRCILRLSILSLQKEPFLAAPVVINEAVELTKEFETDESAQFINGLLDAFYKKEILPKDSH
- a CDS encoding tetratricopeptide repeat protein, which produces MDPIQKNRFRIEEQTSKPSYYQEDPYLRNLGKEKEKETTYESETTVRRPVLSFLFWSFLVLLILGFLTAAYWWYLQKKQNPEEIAKVLKDLPTDKKALNLLVDKPYLPDDSVNPKLAACLNAYHNRYVNRVGTVCEEFLNSPGSDEDKSIALTVLGVMYDEAGRYINAIERLEKAIQYDSKNYFAFYNLSLAFKHAGKFEEARRAAGRAKEIAPNDYRVALLQGNLFQEIGDPTSAIEAYKEGQALAPSDVTLTYNLAISYLKQGNIAEAIAEFQKVVQTAPNSQTAVLSYGHLGTIFYQREDYDRAEYYFREVIRLKTGDAKAYYNLGLVYLKKKVPEEAAKYFQKALDSNANEPEVYRYIADAFLSMGQTNMAITALKKALLLKPSDVDSLFALAELYYKKGELVEAESLFRRIIRLTPGDTYSETAYVNLGIILDEMERYSESIAAFEGALSLNPKNQSAYYNLGLSYLHAGKPTMAIESLRKSQALDPNHVPSRLAIADYYLENRYYSEAISEYEEAIAWKPELYEARLKLADVYIQTKNYPAAEKMLVYVLENAKDPKEIKLAHRKLALSYASSGNSGTSKKAKEEAFRATHIDPEDMESRLVLAKILIDSGSLVDREKAIEELTVITRSDVTPTISSKAHNYLGVCYFKNGEFKRALSSFQTAIDLNPSLSEAYENKRAARAQYEKSLESKKRTFY